The genome window AAAATAGCCTGCAGATCCTGACGTAGCGTCGACATCTGGCTGGCATATTTTTCTTTTCGCTCAGCATCCTCAATCAACTGTACGATCGTATCCGATAAGGTGCTGTTGCGACGCTGCGCCAGCCCCGCCAGCCGTTGCCACACCAGATATTCTAAATCGATCGATTTCTTACGCGTGTGCTGATGCTCGGCATTAAAGTGACGTTTACGGCGCGCACGAATCGTCTGCTTCATACGGTTTTCCAGCGCCGGATTAATGTGTTGCTCAATCCATTTCAACACCTCTACCGGATGGTTTTCCATGGCCAGCAAAGCCCTGACGGCTTCCTGTGCGGCGCTGATTTCAATGTAACGGGTAATCGGCTCCCCTTCCCGGTATTTTTTTACCAGGTATTTCCATTTCCATCCGCTTTCAAGATTTTCCAGCTGCTGATATTTCATCGGAATCTCATCATGAGCAGGTAACAAACTAAGAATAACAGCTTTTTTACGACTTGCGGCAGAGAAAGGCGCAGCGGCGACTCCGCCACACTGTTGAGAATCAGTCTAATCTCTGCCGTGCGTAACAGCCTGAAAAGCTGTATAATCGCGCTTTTCATTTAT of Pantoea alhagi contains these proteins:
- the matP gene encoding macrodomain Ter protein MatP; this translates as MKYQQLENLESGWKWKYLVKKYREGEPITRYIEISAAQEAVRALLAMENHPVEVLKWIEQHINPALENRMKQTIRARRKRHFNAEHQHTRKKSIDLEYLVWQRLAGLAQRRNSTLSDTIVQLIEDAERKEKYASQMSTLRQDLQAILGKDDVS